The proteins below are encoded in one region of Microbacterium pygmaeum:
- a CDS encoding uroporphyrinogen-III synthase: MSSSDPFQGAGAGRTAPLLSAALAGCTILLPVDRRSGELTAALERHGATVRLAPALTIVPHIDDEELIARSRALIADRPDVVVVTTGVGFRGWIEAVDEAGMLDAFLEAIRPAQIVARGPKARGAIQQAGLSADWVAESETAAELEEFLLAEGVRGKRIAVQHHGSGSDGLDEAFEAAGAHVVSLTVYRWGPPPDPAVVRRSVTAAAAGEFDAILFTSAPGAQEWLGSADILGALPDILEHALHGRLLTAAVGPITAGPLRAAGFDPLLPDRGRLGSLVRSVVTYFGGGHVPGVLTTSGKLELRSTGAVVGGRYVPLSPTGVQVLAVLMDAAGATISREDLQSALPRSVSNTHAVEVAVARLRESLADPELIKTVVKRGYRLNVVEEAPA, encoded by the coding sequence ATGAGCTCTTCCGATCCGTTCCAAGGCGCCGGCGCCGGCCGCACAGCGCCGTTGCTGTCGGCGGCGTTGGCCGGGTGCACGATTCTCCTCCCCGTCGACCGGCGATCGGGCGAACTGACCGCCGCGCTCGAACGGCACGGCGCGACGGTTCGGCTGGCGCCTGCGCTGACGATCGTGCCGCACATCGATGACGAGGAGCTGATCGCACGATCGAGGGCGCTGATCGCCGATCGCCCGGACGTGGTCGTCGTCACCACGGGCGTGGGCTTTCGGGGATGGATCGAAGCTGTCGACGAGGCCGGCATGCTCGATGCGTTCCTCGAGGCGATCCGGCCCGCGCAGATCGTCGCACGCGGGCCAAAAGCGCGCGGCGCGATCCAGCAGGCGGGCCTCTCCGCAGACTGGGTCGCGGAGTCGGAGACAGCCGCAGAGCTGGAGGAGTTCCTTCTCGCCGAGGGCGTGCGCGGCAAGCGCATCGCCGTGCAGCATCACGGCTCGGGGTCGGACGGTCTTGACGAGGCCTTCGAAGCCGCCGGCGCGCACGTGGTGAGCCTCACGGTGTATCGCTGGGGTCCGCCGCCGGACCCGGCCGTCGTGAGGCGGTCGGTCACTGCCGCCGCTGCCGGGGAATTCGATGCGATCCTGTTCACATCCGCGCCGGGGGCGCAAGAATGGCTGGGCTCCGCGGATATCCTCGGTGCACTTCCGGACATCCTCGAGCACGCGCTCCACGGCCGACTCCTCACGGCGGCGGTCGGACCGATCACGGCCGGTCCACTGCGGGCGGCGGGCTTCGACCCCCTCCTGCCCGATCGCGGTCGCCTCGGTTCCCTGGTGCGCAGCGTGGTCACCTATTTCGGCGGTGGCCATGTCCCTGGCGTGCTCACCACCTCGGGGAAGCTGGAGCTGCGCAGCACCGGCGCCGTCGTCGGCGGCCGGTACGTTCCGCTCTCGCCGACGGGCGTGCAGGTCCTGGCCGTGCTGATGGATGCCGCGGGGGCGACGATCTCCAGGGAGGACCTCCAGTCCGCTCTGCCTCGATCGGTCTCGAACACGCACGCCGTCGAAGTGGCGGTTGCTCGTCTGCGCGAGTCGCTGGCGGATCCGGAGCTGATCAAGACCGTCGTCAAACGGGGGTATCGGCTGAACGTCGTCGAGGAGGCACCCGCATGA
- a CDS encoding bestrophin-like domain, with protein sequence MWLYALPMWVGLPLFIAFVVAGSWLILLSLRRWVRRTSRGSGEWDRILGYAVAVYGVFYGVTLALIASASYADFSDVDAIVLQESSSVAVLYRDASGFPEPERGELQTLLTDYTSRVIEVEWPAQSSGDLPNETTDEVDKIERLLFGFQPQTEAESNVQEETIDAFNQFVADRRARVAVTELQLPGVLWIVLTVGAVLNAVLLGLIEARSLRVHLAMSGLIAVFVAMLIFAIAGFDRPYSGSISVEPTYFIELRDGLLHRDG encoded by the coding sequence ATGTGGCTCTACGCGCTCCCGATGTGGGTCGGACTTCCGCTGTTCATCGCCTTCGTCGTCGCCGGCTCGTGGCTGATCCTGCTCAGCCTGCGTCGCTGGGTGCGCAGGACCTCGCGCGGCAGCGGCGAATGGGACCGCATCCTCGGCTATGCCGTCGCGGTCTACGGCGTGTTCTACGGTGTGACCCTGGCCCTGATCGCCAGCGCTTCGTACGCGGACTTCTCCGACGTTGACGCGATCGTGCTGCAGGAATCGTCGTCGGTCGCGGTGCTCTACCGGGATGCCTCGGGATTCCCGGAACCGGAGAGAGGCGAGCTGCAGACGCTGCTCACCGACTACACCTCGCGGGTGATCGAGGTGGAGTGGCCCGCGCAGTCGTCGGGTGATCTTCCGAATGAGACGACCGACGAGGTGGACAAGATCGAACGCCTGCTCTTCGGCTTCCAGCCGCAGACCGAAGCCGAGTCGAACGTCCAGGAGGAGACGATCGACGCGTTCAACCAGTTCGTGGCCGACCGTCGCGCCCGCGTGGCGGTGACCGAACTCCAGCTGCCGGGTGTGCTGTGGATCGTGCTCACCGTCGGTGCCGTGCTCAACGCAGTGCTCCTCGGCCTCATCGAGGCTCGCAGCTTACGTGTCCACCTCGCGATGTCCGGCCTCATCGCGGTCTTCGTGGCAATGCTGATCTTCGCCATCGCCGGTTTCGACCGGCCGTATTCGGGATCCATATCGGTCGAGCCGACGTACTTCATCGAGCTCCGCGACGGTCTGCTGCATCGCGACGGCTGA
- the nirB gene encoding nitrite reductase large subunit NirB gives MVEQHGHQRHVVVVGAGMVAHRFVESLRSGDPEGRWRVTVIGEEDRHPYDRVGLTSYFSGTSADELTLPRSVLDDESGVRFIRGDAVARIDREARRVTTESGLSVGWDALVLATGSFAAKLMVDGFDLAGCFVYRTLDDVERLRAFVQRRSAELGRPLRGTVIGGGLLGLEAAGALQGLDVECTVVQSSDRLMSAQLDDRGADSLRRLIEARGIGVRTGSVTTRLDSDVRGNVRGLEFREGDYADTDVVVFTVGVRPRDQLARAAGLAVEHRGGVVIDASCTTSDPRILAIGEVASFDGRCVGLVAPGYAMAEVAATRLLGGEADFPGYDDSTKLKLNGVDVASFGDAFATTPGALDVVYADPVAGVYKKLVLSDDAQTLLGGILVGDASAYGLLRPLLGGRLGADPAAYLMPEGAGDALGDAELPDQALVCSCNSVTAGAIRCAVTDAGCTDVAGVKACTRAGAACGSCLPLVKKLVGTELARTGASLSSALCEHFSFSRAQLFDAVRVSGLRAFTAIIERFGTGRGCDICKPVLASILASLGAGHVLDGENAALQDTNDHVMANIQKDGSYSVVPRIAGGEITPEGLILIGEVARDFGLYTKITGGQRIDMFGARLEQLPEIWRRLVDAGFESGQAYGKSLRTVKSCVGSTWCRYGVQDSVGMAVQLELRYRGLRSPHKFKLGVSGCARECAEARGKDVGVIATEAGWNMYVGGNGGFTPRHAVLLAEGLDDAGLLRAIDRFLMYYIRTADRLQRTAPWFEEMEGGIDALRGVIFDDSLGIADDLDAAMAAHVGNYEDEWKATLDDPEKLKRFASFVNAPTTPDPSLAYTLERGQARPATADERDDRRVLIAGTTLAVRR, from the coding sequence ATGGTCGAGCAGCATGGCCACCAGCGCCACGTCGTCGTCGTGGGGGCCGGGATGGTCGCCCACCGCTTCGTGGAGAGCCTGCGTTCGGGCGACCCGGAAGGACGGTGGCGGGTCACCGTCATCGGCGAAGAGGACCGGCATCCGTACGATCGGGTGGGGCTGACCTCCTACTTCTCCGGCACGAGTGCTGACGAGCTCACCTTGCCCCGCTCGGTGCTCGACGACGAATCCGGGGTGCGATTCATTCGAGGGGATGCCGTCGCCCGCATCGATCGCGAAGCGCGACGCGTCACGACCGAGAGCGGGCTCAGTGTCGGCTGGGATGCCCTCGTGCTGGCCACCGGCTCGTTCGCCGCGAAGCTGATGGTGGACGGCTTCGATCTCGCAGGCTGTTTCGTCTATCGCACGCTCGATGACGTCGAGCGACTCCGTGCCTTCGTCCAGCGACGCTCGGCCGAGCTCGGACGACCACTTCGCGGCACCGTGATCGGGGGCGGACTGCTCGGGCTGGAAGCTGCCGGAGCGTTGCAGGGGCTGGATGTCGAATGCACCGTCGTGCAGTCATCAGACCGCCTGATGTCCGCGCAGCTGGACGACCGCGGAGCGGATTCCCTGCGCCGCCTGATCGAAGCCCGCGGGATCGGCGTGCGCACCGGCAGCGTGACGACACGGCTCGACTCCGACGTCCGCGGGAACGTCCGCGGACTCGAGTTCCGCGAGGGCGACTACGCGGATACCGACGTCGTCGTCTTCACCGTCGGCGTTCGTCCGCGGGACCAGCTCGCCCGCGCGGCCGGACTCGCGGTCGAGCACCGCGGGGGCGTCGTGATCGATGCGTCGTGCACGACATCCGATCCGCGCATTCTCGCCATCGGCGAGGTCGCGAGTTTCGACGGGCGCTGCGTCGGACTGGTCGCTCCCGGGTACGCGATGGCGGAGGTCGCCGCGACACGCCTGCTGGGCGGTGAGGCCGACTTCCCCGGCTACGACGACTCCACCAAACTCAAGCTCAACGGTGTGGATGTGGCCAGCTTCGGCGACGCCTTCGCCACGACTCCGGGTGCGCTGGACGTGGTCTACGCCGATCCCGTGGCCGGCGTGTACAAGAAGCTCGTCCTCTCGGACGACGCGCAGACCCTGCTCGGCGGGATCCTCGTCGGGGATGCCAGCGCCTACGGTCTCCTCCGGCCACTCCTGGGCGGTCGGCTCGGCGCGGATCCCGCTGCCTACCTGATGCCCGAGGGTGCCGGGGACGCCCTCGGCGACGCCGAACTGCCCGATCAGGCGCTGGTCTGCTCGTGCAACAGCGTCACCGCCGGCGCCATCCGGTGCGCCGTCACCGATGCCGGGTGCACGGATGTCGCGGGCGTCAAGGCCTGCACGCGTGCCGGCGCGGCCTGCGGGTCGTGCCTGCCCCTGGTCAAGAAGCTGGTCGGCACGGAGCTCGCCCGCACCGGCGCATCCCTCAGCAGCGCCCTGTGCGAACACTTCTCCTTCTCGCGGGCGCAGCTGTTCGACGCGGTCCGCGTGTCGGGGCTGCGCGCCTTCACCGCGATCATCGAGCGGTTCGGCACGGGACGCGGCTGCGACATCTGCAAACCGGTGCTCGCGAGCATCCTCGCCTCCCTCGGGGCCGGTCACGTGCTCGACGGAGAGAATGCCGCACTTCAGGACACGAACGACCACGTGATGGCCAACATCCAGAAGGACGGCAGCTACTCGGTGGTGCCCCGCATCGCCGGAGGTGAGATCACCCCGGAGGGGCTGATCCTCATCGGCGAGGTCGCCCGTGACTTCGGGCTCTACACGAAGATCACCGGCGGTCAGCGCATCGACATGTTCGGCGCTCGCCTGGAGCAGTTGCCGGAGATCTGGCGCCGGCTCGTGGACGCGGGCTTCGAATCCGGTCAGGCCTACGGCAAGTCGTTGCGCACCGTGAAGTCGTGCGTCGGGTCGACCTGGTGCCGCTACGGCGTGCAGGACTCGGTGGGCATGGCGGTGCAGCTCGAGCTGCGCTACCGCGGGCTGCGGTCCCCGCACAAGTTCAAGCTCGGGGTGTCCGGCTGTGCTCGGGAGTGCGCCGAAGCGCGCGGCAAGGACGTCGGAGTGATCGCGACGGAGGCGGGCTGGAACATGTACGTCGGCGGCAACGGCGGATTCACCCCACGTCATGCGGTGCTGCTCGCCGAGGGCCTGGACGACGCGGGTCTGCTGCGCGCGATCGATCGCTTCCTCATGTACTACATCCGCACCGCCGACCGTCTCCAGCGCACAGCCCCCTGGTTCGAGGAGATGGAGGGCGGGATCGACGCGCTCCGCGGAGTCATCTTCGACGACTCGCTGGGCATCGCCGACGACCTGGACGCGGCGATGGCCGCGCACGTCGGCAACTACGAAGACGAGTGGAAGGCGACGCTCGACGATCCGGAGAAGCTCAAGCGGTTCGCGTCGTTCGTCAACGCGCCCACCACGCCGGATCCGTCACTGGCCTACACCCTCGAGCGTGGGCAGGCCCGACCTGCGACGGCGGACGAGCGCGACGACCGCCGCGTTCTGATCGCGGGGACGACGCTGGCGGTGCGACGATGA
- a CDS encoding lactonase family protein, whose amino-acid sequence MTEPFLLLVANAGDSSISAFRLADGSLERLSVTEGLEGCSTFAVDSSRNLVYAAVKPRREGESAGIVTLELDRAKGTLTPRSRLDLPDGGMNYLALSRDGGCLLGASYGGGYGISCAVEDGVVGEEISRIAFPNLHSVLPSADGRFAYFVSLGADLVAQYALTADLRLEPLHPATVAAPEGSGPRHLVINAAQDAVYVLTEFSCEVLHFGRDTDSGVLELVGAADAFDPSRGLRHSRIGADPRAEHLIWGADLHFGAGERHLWASERTESTVAAVAVARDGAVSAPVGFTETEPQPRGFDLSADGAHLVVAGERSTTVSLYTVDDDQLELVQRAETGVGANWVRFV is encoded by the coding sequence ATGACCGAGCCCTTTCTCCTCCTCGTGGCCAACGCCGGTGACAGCAGCATCAGCGCCTTCCGTCTCGCCGATGGCTCGCTGGAACGGCTGTCCGTCACGGAGGGCCTCGAGGGCTGCTCGACCTTCGCGGTGGACTCCAGCCGCAACCTCGTCTATGCGGCGGTGAAGCCGCGCCGAGAAGGCGAGTCCGCAGGCATCGTCACGCTCGAACTCGATCGCGCCAAGGGCACGCTCACTCCACGATCACGGCTGGACCTGCCGGATGGCGGGATGAACTACCTCGCCCTGTCGCGCGATGGCGGCTGCCTGCTCGGCGCCTCCTACGGCGGAGGCTACGGCATCAGCTGCGCGGTGGAGGACGGTGTGGTCGGCGAGGAGATCTCGCGGATCGCGTTCCCGAACCTGCACTCGGTGCTGCCGAGCGCAGACGGCCGGTTCGCCTACTTCGTCTCCCTCGGAGCGGACCTGGTCGCGCAGTACGCGCTCACCGCGGACCTCCGTCTTGAGCCGCTGCACCCCGCCACGGTGGCAGCACCGGAGGGGAGCGGACCCAGGCACCTGGTCATCAACGCCGCGCAGGATGCCGTGTACGTGCTGACCGAGTTCTCCTGCGAGGTGCTGCACTTCGGCCGCGACACCGACAGCGGAGTGCTGGAGCTCGTCGGCGCGGCCGACGCCTTCGACCCGTCGCGCGGCCTCCGGCACAGCCGGATCGGCGCCGACCCGCGGGCCGAACACCTCATCTGGGGCGCCGATCTCCATTTCGGTGCGGGGGAGCGGCACCTCTGGGCCTCCGAGCGCACCGAGAGCACGGTGGCCGCCGTCGCGGTCGCACGGGACGGCGCGGTATCCGCGCCCGTCGGGTTCACCGAGACGGAGCCGCAGCCGCGCGGCTTCGACCTGAGCGCCGACGGTGCCCACCTCGTCGTCGCGGGGGAGCGGTCAACCACCGTGTCGCTGTACACGGTCGATGACGATCAGCTCGAGCTGGTGCAACGGGCCGAGACCGGCGTCGGTGCGAACTGGGTGCGGTTCGTCTGA
- a CDS encoding PIG-L deacetylase family protein, translating into MSDLGDPRHPLPEHSPIETVATFFAHYDDDLIFANPTLTQALESGCRTRSFFFTAGDAGKGMSEYVAGREQGIRAAYDAMRGRSGAWTDRTETLGNGLRVTVTSPDDDDRVALIFLRLADGGLGGNGYEATGRNSLRNLFTGYKTPIRGLDSDQDITLELLRGAVIELIAEYRPTLVITNNPTFADGADGDHPDHQTVGSLVASLVDDGLVDARLVRYAVGYPAAERPANIESDALRRKLEVFAAYAADDPVVARAQPEEYLAVRGFGDWLQRQYLVPHDELVRVGAGR; encoded by the coding sequence ATGAGCGATCTCGGCGACCCGCGGCATCCGCTTCCGGAGCACTCCCCGATCGAGACGGTGGCGACCTTCTTCGCCCATTACGACGACGATCTGATCTTCGCAAATCCGACGCTCACTCAGGCGCTGGAGAGCGGATGCCGCACCCGCAGCTTCTTCTTCACCGCCGGTGACGCCGGCAAAGGGATGTCGGAGTACGTCGCCGGTCGCGAGCAGGGCATCCGCGCGGCGTACGACGCGATGCGCGGACGGTCGGGCGCGTGGACGGATCGGACGGAGACCCTCGGCAACGGGCTGCGTGTGACGGTCACGAGCCCGGACGACGATGACAGGGTCGCGCTGATCTTCTTACGCCTTGCGGACGGCGGACTCGGCGGCAACGGGTATGAGGCCACCGGTCGCAACAGCCTCCGGAATCTCTTCACGGGGTACAAGACGCCGATCCGAGGGCTCGACAGCGACCAGGACATCACCCTCGAGCTTCTGCGCGGGGCGGTGATCGAGCTCATCGCCGAGTACCGGCCGACGCTCGTGATCACCAACAATCCCACGTTCGCCGACGGCGCGGACGGCGACCACCCCGACCATCAGACCGTCGGAAGCCTCGTCGCCTCCCTCGTGGACGACGGCCTCGTCGATGCACGTCTCGTGCGCTACGCGGTCGGCTACCCGGCGGCGGAGCGTCCCGCGAACATCGAGAGCGACGCGTTGCGCCGCAAACTCGAGGTCTTCGCGGCGTACGCGGCTGATGACCCGGTGGTGGCTCGTGCGCAGCCCGAGGAGTACCTGGCGGTGCGAGGTTTCGGCGACTGGCTGCAGCGGCAGTACCTCGTGCCGCACGACGAGCTCGTCCGGGTCGGCGCGGGGCGCTAG
- a CDS encoding histidine phosphatase family protein, which yields MRLIFVRHGQTPANVKGLLDTRVPGPGLTALGLEQAAALPEALAGEEIDAIYVSNMVRTQLTAAYLAAARELETIERPGLREIGAGDLEMRGDMASVRVYLSTVYDWTGGNLDLRIPGGESGAEFLARYDEVIDEAAREHSTSVVIVSHGAAIRAWASLRATNLPPDFIMHHTLHNTGVVIAEGDPEAGWSIQSFMGEAIGGDSVDSAASGPAGEPA from the coding sequence ATGCGCCTCATCTTCGTCCGTCACGGACAGACCCCCGCCAACGTCAAAGGGCTGCTCGACACGCGAGTGCCCGGGCCCGGCTTGACCGCATTGGGCCTGGAGCAGGCCGCCGCGCTCCCCGAAGCGCTTGCCGGCGAGGAGATCGACGCGATCTACGTGTCGAACATGGTCCGCACGCAGCTGACCGCCGCCTATCTCGCCGCTGCGCGCGAGCTCGAGACGATCGAGCGGCCGGGTCTGCGTGAGATCGGCGCCGGCGACCTCGAGATGCGCGGCGACATGGCGTCCGTTCGCGTCTACCTCTCGACCGTCTACGACTGGACCGGCGGAAACCTCGACCTGCGCATTCCGGGTGGCGAGAGCGGCGCGGAGTTCCTCGCACGCTACGACGAGGTCATCGACGAAGCGGCCCGGGAGCACTCGACGTCGGTCGTGATCGTCAGCCACGGGGCCGCCATCCGGGCGTGGGCATCGCTGCGCGCGACCAACCTGCCACCGGATTTCATCATGCATCACACCCTGCACAACACCGGCGTGGTCATCGCCGAGGGCGATCCGGAAGCGGGGTGGAGCATCCAGAGCTTCATGGGCGAGGCGATCGGCGGCGACAGCGTCGACTCCGCCGCGTCAGGTCCGGCAGGCGAACCGGCGTGA
- a CDS encoding alpha/beta fold hydrolase has translation MGFVTTGDGAEIYFKDWGSHDAQPIMFHHGWPLSADDWDAQMLFFLGKGYRVIASDRRGHGRSSQISTGHDMDHYASDASAVVEHLDLHNAIHIGHSTGGGQVARYVAQYGEPQGRVAKAVLVSAVPPLMVQAEANPDGTPISVFDGFRDALAANRAEFFQAVASGPFYGFNRPGVEASEPVIANWWRQGMTGSALAHYEGIKAFSETDQTEDLKAITVPVLVLQGDDDQVVPYKDAALKQHELLSNSTLKIYEGYPHGMLTTHADVLNADLLAFIQE, from the coding sequence ATGGGCTTTGTGACGACCGGCGATGGCGCTGAGATCTACTTCAAGGACTGGGGCAGCCACGACGCCCAGCCGATCATGTTCCACCACGGCTGGCCGCTGTCCGCCGACGACTGGGACGCGCAGATGCTGTTCTTCCTGGGGAAGGGCTACCGGGTCATCGCCAGCGATCGCCGCGGGCACGGCAGGTCCTCGCAGATCAGCACCGGCCACGACATGGACCACTACGCGAGCGACGCGAGCGCCGTCGTCGAGCATCTCGATCTGCACAACGCCATCCACATCGGACACTCCACCGGCGGTGGTCAAGTCGCTCGCTACGTCGCGCAGTACGGAGAGCCCCAGGGACGCGTCGCCAAAGCGGTCCTCGTCTCGGCCGTACCCCCGCTGATGGTGCAGGCCGAGGCGAACCCGGACGGCACGCCGATCTCGGTCTTCGACGGATTCCGCGATGCGCTGGCAGCCAACCGTGCCGAGTTCTTCCAGGCCGTGGCATCCGGTCCCTTCTACGGTTTCAACCGCCCGGGAGTCGAGGCCTCCGAGCCCGTCATCGCCAACTGGTGGCGTCAGGGGATGACGGGCAGCGCGCTCGCGCACTACGAGGGCATCAAGGCCTTCTCCGAAACCGACCAGACCGAGGACCTCAAGGCGATCACCGTGCCGGTGCTGGTCCTCCAGGGCGATGACGACCAGGTGGTTCCATACAAGGATGCCGCGCTCAAGCAGCACGAGCTGCTCAGCAACTCGACCCTCAAGATCTACGAGGGCTACCCGCACGGCATGCTGACCACGCACGCCGACGTCCTGAATGCCGATCTTCTGGCGTTCATCCAGGAGTAG
- the cobA gene encoding uroporphyrinogen-III C-methyltransferase, with protein MTTMMGISLGGRLVLSVGGGDVAARRIRRFLLDGAVVRVVAPELGEQTARMVAENTLEWHAREVEPADLDGAWLVHTATGNARVDGRVAALCDERRILCVNAGSGAHGSARLAAETRSGDSIVGVVSDSGVDPGRTGALRDAIADRLREGGLPVRRRRPTSVGHVHLVGGGPGPVDLLTVRGRRLLAEADVVIVDRLGPVAVLDELSPEVEIIDVGKRPTHHPVPQSEINELLIDRARRGLRVVRLKGGDPFVYGRGGEEVEACLAAGVPVDVVPGLTSIVSVPEAAGIPVTHRGTAAALHVVNGQDSPTDATLAALRDPQTTTVVLMGVSALTRFADAALSAGADPSLPVAIVESGHTDAQRTTRAPLADIAERARVTGVANPAVMVFGHVAAAELLLPALGTNGTPARTSVSAGQSR; from the coding sequence ATGACGACGATGATGGGGATCTCTCTGGGCGGACGCCTGGTGCTCTCGGTAGGGGGTGGGGATGTCGCGGCTCGACGCATCCGTCGCTTTCTCCTGGACGGTGCTGTCGTGCGGGTCGTGGCACCGGAGCTCGGCGAGCAGACCGCTCGGATGGTCGCGGAGAATACGCTCGAGTGGCACGCGCGCGAAGTCGAGCCCGCGGATCTCGACGGCGCCTGGCTGGTGCACACGGCGACCGGGAACGCGCGCGTCGACGGGCGGGTCGCCGCCCTGTGCGACGAGCGGCGTATCCTCTGCGTCAACGCCGGAAGCGGGGCGCACGGATCGGCGCGGCTGGCAGCCGAGACCCGGTCAGGCGACAGCATCGTGGGGGTCGTCTCGGATTCGGGTGTCGATCCGGGTCGTACAGGGGCACTGCGCGACGCGATCGCCGACCGACTCCGCGAGGGCGGCTTGCCGGTCCGGCGTCGTCGTCCGACCAGCGTCGGACACGTGCACCTGGTCGGCGGAGGACCCGGCCCGGTGGATCTGCTGACCGTTCGCGGACGACGACTCCTCGCGGAGGCGGATGTCGTGATCGTCGACCGGCTGGGTCCGGTCGCCGTCCTGGACGAGCTGAGTCCGGAGGTCGAGATCATCGACGTCGGCAAGCGACCCACCCATCATCCTGTCCCGCAGTCGGAGATCAACGAGCTGCTGATCGATCGCGCACGTCGCGGCCTTCGGGTGGTGCGGCTGAAAGGCGGCGACCCCTTCGTCTACGGCAGGGGCGGCGAGGAGGTCGAGGCGTGCCTGGCCGCCGGTGTGCCGGTGGATGTCGTGCCGGGGCTGACCAGCATCGTGTCGGTGCCTGAGGCGGCCGGCATCCCGGTCACGCACCGCGGAACAGCCGCTGCCCTGCACGTGGTCAACGGCCAGGACTCGCCCACCGATGCCACCTTGGCCGCCCTTCGCGACCCGCAGACCACCACGGTGGTGCTGATGGGCGTCAGTGCGCTCACCCGGTTCGCCGACGCTGCGCTCTCCGCCGGCGCGGACCCCTCCCTTCCGGTGGCCATCGTGGAGAGCGGACACACCGACGCACAGCGGACGACGCGCGCGCCGCTCGCGGACATCGCCGAGCGTGCCCGTGTCACGGGCGTCGCCAACCCCGCCGTCATGGTGTTCGGCCACGTCGCGGCGGCAGAACTGCTCCTCCCTGCCCTCGGCACGAATGGGACGCCTGCGCGCACCAGCGTGAGCGCGGGACAATCGAGGTGA
- a CDS encoding formate/nitrite transporter family protein encodes MTYVKPTDLVTDLITAGETKIFLSTRDTIVRSIMGGALLALAAAFAVTVSVTTGIPLLGAVLFPVGFIMLYLLGYDLLTGVFVLAPLAWLARRPGVTLGGVLRNWGLVFVGNFIGAFAVALLMAIVFTNGWSTPPNEVGEAIGHIGENRTVGYAEHGAAGMLTLFVRAMLCNAMVATGVVMAMVAKDVPGKIMAMWMPIMLFFFMGFEHSIVNMFLFPSGLLLGGDFTIGDYLIWNEIPTVLGNLVGGLLLVGIPIYVTYGRTKASRAGRLPRAQRIRRGITTAPASVVDTTAEAIVDVPTDSAVPTR; translated from the coding sequence ATGACGTACGTGAAACCAACGGATCTCGTCACCGACCTGATCACTGCCGGCGAGACGAAGATCTTCCTGTCCACGCGCGACACGATCGTGCGGTCCATCATGGGCGGTGCGCTGCTCGCCCTCGCCGCCGCGTTCGCCGTCACCGTCAGCGTGACGACCGGCATCCCACTCCTCGGGGCCGTCCTGTTCCCGGTCGGGTTCATCATGCTGTACCTGCTCGGATACGACCTGCTGACGGGTGTGTTCGTCCTGGCGCCGCTGGCATGGCTCGCCAGGCGTCCCGGGGTGACGCTGGGCGGCGTCCTGCGCAACTGGGGCCTGGTCTTCGTCGGCAACTTCATCGGTGCCTTCGCGGTCGCCCTCCTCATGGCGATCGTCTTCACCAACGGCTGGTCCACTCCGCCGAACGAGGTCGGGGAGGCCATCGGCCACATCGGAGAGAATCGCACGGTGGGCTACGCGGAACACGGTGCGGCCGGCATGTTGACGCTGTTCGTGCGCGCGATGCTCTGCAACGCGATGGTCGCCACCGGCGTCGTGATGGCGATGGTCGCCAAGGACGTCCCTGGCAAGATCATGGCGATGTGGATGCCGATCATGCTGTTCTTCTTCATGGGCTTCGAGCACTCGATCGTCAACATGTTCCTGTTCCCGTCCGGGTTGCTGCTGGGCGGCGATTTCACCATCGGCGACTACCTGATCTGGAATGAGATCCCGACGGTGCTCGGCAACCTCGTCGGAGGACTGCTCCTGGTCGGCATCCCGATCTACGTCACCTACGGGCGCACCAAGGCGAGCCGTGCGGGGCGTCTGCCGCGTGCGCAGCGAATCCGACGCGGAATCACGACGGCGCCTGCCTCCGTTGTGGACACCACCGCCGAGGCGATCGTCGACGTCCCGACCGACTCAGCGGTGCCCACCCGCTGA
- the nirD gene encoding nitrite reductase small subunit NirD: MTATETRPIPAAVWVRVCAVDDLERERGRAALIDGEQVALFVTHDDRIYAVQQLDPYSGAYVMARGIVGSRADAPTVASPMYKQVFDLRTGACLDSQGKEERTLRTWAVGVDDHGDVLLKWKANA; this comes from the coding sequence ATGACCGCAACCGAGACTCGCCCGATTCCCGCTGCCGTCTGGGTGCGGGTGTGCGCGGTGGACGACCTCGAGCGCGAGCGCGGTCGCGCTGCGCTGATCGACGGCGAGCAGGTCGCTCTGTTCGTCACGCACGATGACCGCATCTACGCCGTCCAGCAGCTCGACCCGTACAGCGGCGCATACGTGATGGCGCGCGGAATCGTCGGCTCGCGCGCGGATGCTCCCACCGTGGCTTCGCCGATGTACAAGCAGGTCTTCGATCTGCGCACCGGTGCGTGTCTGGATTCCCAGGGCAAGGAGGAGCGAACGCTCCGCACCTGGGCGGTCGGCGTCGACGACCACGGCGATGTGCTCCTGAAATGGAAGGCGAACGCATGA